One genomic region from Streptomyces sp. NBC_01431 encodes:
- a CDS encoding alpha/beta fold hydrolase, translating to MGELIRTRDGRDLAVEDYGNPQGRPVFLLHGTPGSRLGPAPRSAVLYRLGVRLITFDRPGYGDSDRLPGRRVAHAAADVEAIADALDIDEFAVVGRSGGAPHALACAALLPDRTARAAALVGLAPRDAQGLDWFEGMTESNVREYVNAAAGKRQLTAALTMRSITIRSDPRRSVDDMRPGLPKPDRGIVADAGIRAMLERNFEEALRSSADGWVDDVMAFSTDWEFRLEDITAPVLLWHGEQDVFAPVQHTRWLAERIPGAQLIVERGAAHFGALRVLTRVLGWATW from the coding sequence TTGGGGGAGCTGATTCGTACCAGGGACGGGCGGGACTTAGCGGTCGAAGACTACGGGAACCCACAGGGCAGACCGGTGTTCCTGCTGCACGGCACCCCGGGGAGCCGGCTCGGTCCGGCGCCGCGCAGTGCGGTGCTCTACCGGCTCGGCGTCCGCCTCATCACGTTCGACCGGCCGGGATACGGCGATTCGGACCGGCTGCCGGGGCGCCGGGTGGCGCATGCGGCCGCCGATGTGGAGGCGATCGCAGACGCGCTGGACATTGACGAGTTCGCCGTGGTCGGACGGTCCGGCGGCGCCCCGCACGCACTGGCCTGCGCGGCGCTGCTCCCGGACCGCACGGCGCGGGCGGCGGCCCTGGTGGGGCTCGCGCCGCGCGATGCCCAGGGGCTCGACTGGTTCGAGGGGATGACCGAGTCCAATGTGCGGGAGTACGTCAACGCGGCCGCCGGGAAACGGCAGTTGACGGCCGCCCTGACGATGCGGTCGATCACCATCCGGTCCGATCCGCGGCGTTCGGTGGACGACATGCGCCCCGGGCTGCCGAAGCCGGACCGGGGCATCGTCGCCGACGCGGGGATTCGGGCGATGCTGGAGCGCAACTTCGAGGAGGCGCTGCGCAGTTCGGCCGACGGCTGGGTGGACGACGTGATGGCGTTCAGCACCGACTGGGAGTTCCGGCTTGAGGACATCACGGCGCCGGTGCTGTTGTGGCACGGCGAGCAGGACGTGTTCGCACCCGTGCAGCACACCCGGTGGCTGGCCGAGCGGATTCCGGGCGCCCAGCTGATAGTCGAGCGGGGCGCGGCGCACTTCGGGGCCCTGCGGGTGCTCACCCGCGTGCTGGGCTGGGCCACTTGGTGA
- a CDS encoding CoA-binding protein codes for MYGDQETIRRILTHSGDTWAVVGLSTNEHRAAHGVARVLQHFGKRVVPVHPKAETVHGERGYTSLDAIPFPVDVVDVFVNSDLAGEVADQAVAIGAKAVWFQLGVIDQDAYHRTRAAGLDMVMDRCPAIEIPLLG; via the coding sequence ATGTACGGCGACCAGGAGACCATCCGCAGGATCCTCACCCACAGCGGGGACACCTGGGCCGTCGTGGGCCTCTCCACCAACGAGCACCGTGCCGCCCACGGCGTGGCCCGTGTCCTACAGCACTTCGGCAAGCGGGTCGTGCCCGTCCACCCCAAGGCGGAGACCGTGCACGGCGAGCGGGGGTACACCTCGCTCGACGCGATCCCGTTCCCGGTGGATGTCGTCGACGTCTTCGTCAACAGCGACCTCGCCGGGGAGGTCGCCGACCAGGCCGTCGCCATCGGCGCGAAGGCCGTCTGGTTCCAGCTCGGCGTCATCGACCAGGACGCGTACCACCGCACCCGCGCCGCCGGGCTCGACATGGTCATGGACCGGTGCCCGGCGATCGAGATACCGCTCCTGGGCTGA
- a CDS encoding YigZ family protein produces the protein MQEQYRTIAREGVHESEINRSRFICALAPAATEQEAQAFVARIRKEHPTASHNCFAYVIGADASVQKASDDGEPGGTAGVPMLQMLTRREVRYVVAVVTRYYGGVKLGAGGLIRAYGGVVGEALDALGTIVRRRFRLATVTVDHQRAGKLENDLRATGRAVLEVRYAEAVTIGIQLPETDVEAFRAWLADATAGTAKVELGGEAYGDA, from the coding sequence ATGCAGGAGCAGTACCGCACCATCGCCCGAGAGGGCGTGCACGAGAGCGAGATCAACCGGTCGCGCTTCATCTGCGCGCTCGCGCCCGCCGCGACCGAACAGGAGGCGCAGGCGTTCGTCGCCCGCATCCGCAAGGAGCACCCGACGGCCAGCCACAACTGCTTCGCGTACGTCATCGGCGCCGACGCGTCCGTCCAGAAGGCGAGCGACGACGGCGAGCCCGGCGGCACCGCCGGAGTGCCTATGCTCCAGATGCTGACCCGTCGCGAGGTCCGGTACGTCGTCGCCGTCGTGACCCGCTACTACGGCGGGGTCAAACTCGGCGCGGGCGGACTGATCAGGGCCTACGGCGGAGTGGTCGGCGAGGCCCTGGACGCGCTCGGCACCATTGTCCGCCGCCGGTTCCGGCTCGCCACGGTCACCGTCGACCACCAGCGCGCGGGCAAGCTGGAGAACGACCTGAGGGCGACGGGCCGCGCGGTCCTGGAGGTGCGCTACGCGGAGGCCGTGACCATCGGGATCCAACTGCCCGAGACGGACGTGGAGGCCTTCCGCGCCTGGCTGGCCGACGCCACCGCCGGCACGGCGAAGGTGGAGCTGGGCGGAGAGGCGTACGGGGACGCGTGA
- a CDS encoding exonuclease SbcCD subunit D yields the protein MRFLHTSDWHLGRSFHRVDLLGAQAAFLDHLVATVRERGVDAVLVAGDVYDRALPPLAAVELFDRALHSLAEARVPTVMISGNHDSARRLGVGAGLIQRAGIHLRTNPEGCGTPVVLSDVHGDVAFYGLPYLEPTLVRRRLKAAKAGHESVLSAAMKRVRADLATRREGTRSVVLAHAFVAGGAPSDSERDITVGGVSAVPAGVFDGVHYVALGHLHGAQRITDRVRYSGSPLAYSFSETNHRKSMWLVDLDAEGGVTAERLDCPVPRPLARIRGQLDVLLEDPALERHEASWIEATLTDPVRPHDAMAKLCERFPHTVSLIFEPEHTGTEAHGSYAQRLKGRTDQQIAEDFVAHVRGGSGPDDRERTVLRGAFEDVRVDESVREVAR from the coding sequence ATGAGATTCCTCCATACCTCGGACTGGCACCTGGGCCGGTCCTTCCACCGGGTCGACCTGCTCGGTGCCCAGGCGGCGTTCCTCGACCACCTGGTGGCGACGGTGCGCGAGCGGGGTGTGGACGCGGTTCTGGTCGCCGGGGACGTGTACGACCGGGCACTGCCGCCGCTGGCCGCCGTGGAGCTCTTCGACCGGGCGCTGCACAGTCTGGCCGAGGCCCGGGTGCCCACCGTGATGATCTCCGGCAACCACGACTCGGCGCGCAGGCTCGGCGTCGGAGCGGGTCTCATCCAGCGCGCCGGAATCCACCTGCGCACCAACCCGGAGGGCTGCGGCACTCCGGTGGTGCTCAGCGACGTGCACGGCGATGTGGCCTTCTACGGGCTGCCGTACCTGGAGCCGACACTGGTGCGGCGCAGGCTCAAGGCGGCGAAGGCCGGGCACGAGTCGGTGCTGAGCGCCGCGATGAAGCGGGTGCGGGCGGACCTCGCCACACGTCGCGAGGGCACCCGGTCCGTCGTCCTCGCCCACGCCTTCGTGGCCGGCGGCGCCCCCAGCGACAGCGAGCGCGACATCACCGTCGGAGGAGTCAGCGCGGTGCCCGCCGGTGTCTTCGACGGCGTGCACTACGTGGCGCTCGGCCACCTCCACGGCGCTCAGCGGATCACCGACCGGGTCCGCTACTCGGGCTCGCCGCTGGCGTACTCCTTCTCGGAGACCAACCACCGCAAATCCATGTGGCTCGTGGACCTCGACGCCGAGGGCGGCGTCACGGCGGAGCGGCTCGACTGCCCCGTGCCGCGCCCCCTCGCCCGGATCCGGGGGCAGCTCGACGTGCTCCTGGAGGATCCCGCGCTGGAGCGGCACGAGGCGTCGTGGATCGAGGCGACCCTGACCGACCCGGTGCGGCCGCACGACGCGATGGCCAAGCTCTGCGAGCGCTTCCCGCACACGGTGAGCCTGATCTTCGAGCCGGAGCACACCGGTACCGAGGCGCACGGCTCCTACGCCCAGCGGCTCAAGGGCCGCACCGACCAGCAGATCGCGGAGGACTTCGTGGCGCACGTACGAGGCGGCAGCGGCCCCGACGACCGCGAGCGCACGGTGCTGCGCGGCGCCTTCGAGGACGTGCGCGTCGACGAGAGCGTGCGCGAGGTTGCCCGGTGA
- a CDS encoding SMC family ATPase: MRLHRLRVTAFGPFGSTEEVDFDALSAAGLFLLHGPTGAGKTSVLDAVCYALYGAVPGARQGPGTTLRSDHAASGTVTEVLLELTVGGRRLEIRRTPPQHRPKKRGGGYITERATSELREYDAELGEWQGLSRSHQEIGEEIGQLLGMSREQFCQVVLLPQGEFAKFLRSDAEARGKLLGRLFDTRRFAAVEEHLSELRKAAEREVKSGDERLLAVAQRIAQAAGASADVRDWPLPAAKPGEPGLAEAVLQWAAVARSGARERLDIAEIAVRAAESRAAAARRIAEQARELAALQQRYAEARLRAEELAAARPEQDALRGRLEVARKAERVSPALSLRDQAERDHRTAAAARERSRAQLPPALADAGAEQLAALERRMRYDLGALDSARRAERRSAEIDAERATLERQARADEDVLAESAGWLADWERTRLAHQGRIDAAHEAAARAEHLAGQLEPAVHRLEAARERDALAARLAAADEQLRATRDRANAAHEQWLALREERLRGIAAELAAGLRDGEACTVCGSPEHPAPARAATGQVDRATEEAAQQAYQRADEARGHAERAVALVREQHAAAKAAAGTADVAELADSVEELRRRHAEAHGVAGGLHAAREALVTDEREHERRLADQRTAQQNTAARTARREALDQEQAALAQELSQARAGAASVDEQAVLLERRTAILAEAVETVRAVEACAERLKDADGRLSEAAFRAGFETPAAASAALIDERGQREIQQHIDAWQRQEAAVADRLAEPETVAAGKLPPARTEELEAAYAKAERVLREATSALAAARVRCEDLRALSGQAVRETSALGPVRERYNRVARLAGLTAGTSADNVRKMRLESYVLAARLEQVAAAATARLQHMSGGRYTLVHSADRTGTKRSGLGLHVVDAWTGRERDTATLSGGETFFASLALALGLADVVTDEAGGTRLDTLFIDEGFGSLDEQTLDEVLDVLDSLRERDRSVGIVSHVGDLRRRIPVQLEVVKARTGSSVRLRGGGAEG, from the coding sequence GTGAGACTGCACCGCCTGCGCGTCACGGCCTTCGGTCCGTTCGGCTCCACCGAGGAGGTCGACTTCGACGCCCTGTCCGCCGCCGGCCTGTTCCTGCTGCACGGACCGACCGGCGCCGGCAAGACCTCCGTCCTGGACGCGGTCTGCTACGCGCTGTACGGAGCCGTCCCCGGCGCCCGCCAGGGCCCAGGCACCACCTTGCGCAGCGACCACGCGGCATCCGGCACCGTCACCGAGGTGCTGCTCGAACTCACTGTGGGCGGGCGGCGGTTGGAGATCCGGCGCACGCCGCCCCAGCACCGGCCCAAGAAGCGCGGCGGCGGCTACATCACCGAGCGGGCGACCAGTGAGCTGCGGGAGTACGACGCGGAGCTCGGGGAGTGGCAGGGGCTGAGCCGTTCGCACCAGGAGATCGGCGAGGAGATCGGGCAGCTCCTCGGGATGAGCCGGGAGCAGTTCTGCCAGGTCGTGCTGTTGCCCCAGGGTGAGTTCGCGAAGTTCTTGCGGTCGGACGCGGAGGCGCGCGGCAAGCTGCTCGGCCGGCTCTTCGACACGCGCAGGTTCGCCGCCGTGGAGGAGCACCTCTCCGAGCTGCGCAAGGCCGCCGAGCGCGAGGTGAAGTCCGGTGACGAGCGGCTGCTCGCGGTCGCCCAGCGCATCGCGCAGGCCGCCGGCGCGAGCGCGGACGTACGGGACTGGCCGCTGCCCGCCGCCAAGCCGGGCGAACCGGGCCTCGCGGAGGCCGTCCTGCAGTGGGCGGCCGTAGCCCGCAGCGGCGCACGCGAGCGCCTCGACATCGCGGAGATCGCCGTGCGGGCGGCCGAGTCCCGGGCCGCCGCGGCCCGCCGCATCGCCGAACAAGCGCGTGAACTGGCGGCGCTTCAGCAGCGGTACGCCGAAGCCCGGCTCCGTGCCGAGGAGTTGGCGGCAGCACGGCCCGAACAGGACGCGCTGCGCGGTCGCCTGGAGGTGGCCCGCAAGGCCGAGCGGGTTTCGCCCGCGCTGTCCCTGCGCGACCAGGCCGAGCGGGACCACCGCACGGCCGCCGCCGCCCGCGAGCGCTCGCGGGCCCAGCTGCCGCCCGCCCTCGCCGACGCCGGTGCCGAGCAACTCGCGGCCCTGGAGCGGAGGATGCGCTACGACCTGGGCGCGCTGGACTCCGCCCGCCGGGCCGAGCGGCGCAGCGCCGAGATCGACGCCGAGCGGGCCACCCTTGAGCGGCAGGCCCGAGCCGACGAGGACGTGCTCGCCGAATCGGCGGGGTGGCTCGCCGACTGGGAGCGCACCCGGCTCGCCCACCAGGGCAGGATCGACGCGGCCCACGAGGCTGCCGCGCGCGCCGAACACCTGGCGGGCCAGCTCGAACCGGCCGTCCACCGACTCGAAGCGGCCCGCGAAAGGGACGCTCTCGCAGCCCGCCTGGCCGCCGCCGACGAGCAGCTGCGGGCCACCCGCGACCGGGCCAACGCCGCGCACGAACAGTGGCTGGCGCTGCGCGAGGAGCGGCTGCGCGGCATAGCCGCCGAGCTCGCCGCCGGGCTCCGCGACGGCGAGGCCTGCACGGTCTGCGGCTCACCCGAGCACCCGGCGCCCGCGAGGGCGGCCACCGGGCAGGTCGACCGCGCCACCGAGGAAGCGGCGCAGCAGGCCTACCAGCGCGCCGACGAGGCTCGTGGCCATGCCGAGCGCGCCGTGGCCCTGGTACGAGAGCAGCACGCGGCCGCGAAGGCCGCCGCGGGGACCGCAGACGTGGCCGAACTGGCCGATTCCGTAGAGGAGTTGCGGCGTCGGCATGCCGAGGCGCACGGGGTGGCCGGGGGGCTGCACGCCGCCCGCGAGGCCCTGGTAACGGACGAGCGGGAGCACGAGCGGCGCCTGGCCGACCAGCGCACCGCGCAGCAGAACACGGCGGCCCGCACCGCCCGCCGCGAGGCGCTGGACCAGGAACAGGCGGCGCTGGCACAGGAGTTGAGCCAGGCAAGGGCGGGAGCCGCCAGCGTCGATGAGCAGGCCGTGCTCCTGGAGCGCCGCACCGCCATCCTCGCCGAGGCCGTCGAGACCGTGCGTGCCGTCGAGGCCTGCGCCGAACGCCTCAAGGACGCCGACGGACGGTTGTCCGAAGCGGCCTTCCGCGCCGGATTCGAAACCCCGGCGGCAGCGTCGGCGGCGCTGATCGACGAGCGCGGCCAGCGCGAGATCCAGCAGCACATCGACGCCTGGCAGCGCCAGGAAGCGGCGGTCGCCGACCGCCTCGCCGAGCCGGAAACGGTGGCGGCGGGCAAGCTCCCGCCGGCTCGCACCGAGGAGTTGGAAGCCGCGTACGCCAAGGCCGAGCGAGTCCTGCGGGAAGCCACGTCGGCCCTGGCGGCGGCCCGGGTCCGCTGCGAGGACCTGCGCGCACTGAGCGGCCAGGCCGTCCGCGAGACCAGCGCCCTCGGACCGGTGCGCGAACGGTACAACCGGGTGGCGCGCCTGGCCGGGCTGACCGCGGGCACCTCGGCCGACAACGTACGCAAGATGCGCCTTGAGTCGTACGTCCTGGCGGCCCGGCTCGAACAGGTGGCGGCCGCCGCCACGGCGCGGCTCCAGCACATGTCGGGCGGCCGCTACACCCTGGTCCACTCCGCCGATCGCACCGGAACCAAGCGCTCGGGCCTCGGGCTGCACGTCGTGGACGCCTGGACGGGCCGTGAGCGCGACACCGCGACGCTGTCGGGCGGCGAGACCTTCTTCGCCTCCCTCGCGCTGGCCCTCGGCCTGGCCGATGTCGTCACTGACGAGGCGGGCGGGACACGCCTGGACACCCTGTTCATCGACGAGGGCTTCGGCAGCCTCGACGAGCAGACCCTGGACGAGGTGCTGGACGTCCTGGACTCGCTGCGCGAACGCGACCGCAGCGTCGGCATCGTCAGCCACGTGGGCGACCTGCGCCGCCGCATCCCGGTCCAGCTGGAGGTGGTGAAGGCCCGCACGGGGTCTTCGGTGCGGCTGCGCGGCGGCGGGGCCGAGGGCTGA
- a CDS encoding Lrp/AsnC family transcriptional regulator: protein MTAYSPDATDWRILEALQQEGRASFAELARTVSMSASAVTERVRRLEEAGVIAGYTAVVDQERLGRPILAFVRLRYPNGNYKPFHDLVEATPEIMEAHHVTGDDCFVIKVGARSMSHLEEISGKIGSLGAVTTSVVYSSPLPRRAIGH, encoded by the coding sequence ATGACCGCGTATTCCCCGGACGCCACGGACTGGCGCATCCTGGAGGCCCTCCAGCAGGAAGGCCGGGCCAGCTTCGCCGAGCTGGCCCGGACCGTGTCGATGTCGGCGAGCGCCGTCACCGAGCGGGTACGGCGTCTTGAGGAGGCCGGGGTGATCGCGGGCTACACGGCTGTCGTGGACCAGGAACGCCTCGGCCGCCCGATCCTCGCCTTTGTGCGGCTGCGCTATCCGAACGGCAATTACAAGCCGTTCCATGATCTGGTGGAGGCGACGCCGGAGATCATGGAGGCGCACCATGTGACGGGCGACGACTGTTTCGTGATCAAGGTGGGCGCCCGCTCCATGAGCCACCTGGAGGAGATCTCCGGGAAGATCGGCTCGCTGGGCGCCGTGACGACGAGCGTGGTCTACTCGTCGCCACTGCCCAGGCGCGCCATCGGCCACTGA
- a CDS encoding rhodanese-like domain-containing protein, producing MTTQLTAPANPVLRVAPAAPAVAAAYFRASLVFHADVSDVAAALAADGEPGFVVLDSRSTASWDQGHVPGAVHLPTALIAEQAEQLLDRSVPVVTYCWGPGCNGGTRAALALAELGFQVKEMLGGFEYWVREGFEFETWEGLERRAADPLTAPLDARDCGC from the coding sequence ATGACCACACAGCTCACCGCCCCCGCGAACCCGGTCCTGCGCGTGGCGCCCGCCGCTCCCGCCGTCGCCGCCGCCTACTTCCGCGCCAGTCTCGTCTTCCACGCGGATGTCTCCGACGTGGCCGCCGCGCTCGCCGCCGACGGCGAGCCGGGCTTCGTCGTCCTGGACTCCCGTTCCACCGCGTCCTGGGACCAGGGCCATGTGCCCGGCGCCGTCCATCTGCCGACCGCCCTCATCGCCGAGCAGGCCGAGCAGCTCCTGGACAGGTCCGTCCCGGTCGTCACGTACTGCTGGGGCCCCGGCTGCAACGGTGGCACCCGCGCCGCCCTGGCGCTCGCCGAACTCGGCTTCCAGGTCAAGGAGATGCTGGGCGGCTTCGAGTACTGGGTGCGCGAGGGCTTCGAGTTCGAGACCTGGGAGGGCCTTGAGCGGCGCGCCGCCGACCCGCTGACTGCTCCGCTCGACGCGCGGGACTGCGGCTGCTGA
- a CDS encoding DUF885 domain-containing protein, whose protein sequence is MSVTSSSALPRQVADAYVDALIELDPITGSYLGVRASHALLPDFSPAGQSALADLARTTLARLDEAERQPGGDSDAERRCGRLLRERLTSELAVHEADEGLRTVSNLHSPVHSVRMAFTIMPTETEEDWKAVTSRLRAVPAAAEGYRVSLELGLERKLFGGPRATATVIGQLGEWVDTRFFENLAAPGPEPLRAELDAAAGQASAALAALRDWLRDVYAPAIEGASDTVGRERYQRWSQFYNGTALDLDEAYAYGWSEYHRLLGEMKTEAAKILPGAGPWEALAHLDEHGTHIEGVDAVRDWLQALMDEAIEALDGTHFELAERVRKVESHIAPPGGAAAPYYTGPSEDFSRPGRTWLPTMGETRFPVYDLVSTWYHEGVPGHHLQIAQWVHVADQLSRYQATVGHVSANAEGWALYAERLMDELGFLTDPERRLGYLDAQMMRACRVIIDIGMHLELEIPADSPFHPGERWTPELAHEFFSGHSSRPADFVRSELIRYLSMPGQAIGYKLGERAWLLGREKAKARHGEAFDPKAWHMAALSQGSLGLDDLVDELAKL, encoded by the coding sequence ATGTCAGTCACTTCCAGCAGCGCGCTGCCCCGCCAGGTCGCCGACGCCTACGTCGACGCACTCATCGAACTCGACCCGATCACCGGCAGCTATCTGGGCGTCCGGGCGAGCCACGCCCTCCTGCCCGACTTCTCCCCCGCAGGACAGTCGGCCCTGGCCGACCTGGCGCGCACGACGCTCGCCCGCCTCGACGAGGCCGAGCGGCAGCCCGGCGGCGACAGCGATGCCGAACGGCGCTGCGGCCGCCTCCTGCGGGAGCGGCTGACCTCCGAACTCGCCGTACACGAGGCGGACGAGGGACTGCGCACCGTCAGCAATCTGCACTCGCCGGTGCACAGCGTCCGCATGGCGTTCACCATCATGCCGACGGAGACCGAGGAGGACTGGAAGGCGGTCACCTCCCGGCTGCGCGCGGTGCCGGCCGCCGCCGAGGGCTACCGTGTCTCCCTCGAACTGGGCCTGGAGCGCAAGCTGTTCGGCGGTCCGCGCGCCACCGCCACGGTCATCGGCCAGCTCGGCGAGTGGGTCGACACCCGCTTCTTCGAGAACCTCGCCGCGCCGGGCCCCGAGCCGCTGCGCGCCGAACTCGACGCCGCGGCCGGCCAGGCGTCGGCGGCGCTCGCCGCGCTGCGCGACTGGCTGCGCGACGTGTACGCGCCCGCCATCGAGGGAGCGTCCGACACCGTGGGCCGCGAGCGGTACCAGCGCTGGTCGCAGTTCTACAACGGCACGGCGCTTGACCTGGACGAGGCCTACGCCTACGGCTGGTCCGAATACCACCGGCTGCTCGGTGAGATGAAGACCGAGGCCGCCAAGATCCTGCCCGGTGCGGGCCCCTGGGAGGCCCTCGCCCACCTCGACGAGCACGGCACGCACATCGAGGGCGTCGACGCGGTGCGCGACTGGCTCCAGGCCCTGATGGACGAGGCCATCGAAGCGCTGGACGGCACGCACTTCGAACTCGCCGAGCGGGTACGCAAGGTGGAGTCCCACATCGCCCCGCCGGGCGGCGCCGCGGCCCCCTACTACACGGGCCCCTCCGAGGACTTCTCGCGGCCCGGCCGCACCTGGCTGCCCACGATGGGCGAGACCCGCTTCCCGGTGTACGACCTGGTGTCGACCTGGTACCACGAGGGCGTGCCCGGCCACCACCTCCAGATCGCGCAGTGGGTGCACGTCGCCGACCAGCTCTCCCGCTACCAGGCCACCGTCGGCCACGTCAGCGCCAATGCCGAGGGCTGGGCGCTGTACGCGGAGCGCCTGATGGACGAGCTGGGCTTCCTCACCGACCCCGAACGCCGACTCGGCTACCTGGACGCGCAGATGATGCGCGCCTGCCGGGTGATCATCGACATCGGCATGCACCTGGAGCTGGAGATCCCGGCGGATTCGCCGTTCCACCCGGGCGAGCGCTGGACGCCGGAGCTGGCTCACGAGTTCTTCAGCGGCCACAGCAGCAGGCCCGCCGACTTCGTACGGAGTGAACTGATCCGCTATCTGTCGATGCCGGGCCAGGCGATCGGCTACAAGCTGGGCGAGCGGGCCTGGCTGCTCGGCCGCGAGAAGGCGAAGGCACGCCACGGCGAGGCCTTCGACCCGAAGGCCTGGCACATGGCGGCCCTCTCGCAGGGCTCGCTCGGCCTGGACGACCTGGTGGACGAACTCGCCAAGCTCTGA